One genomic window of Elaeis guineensis isolate ETL-2024a chromosome 2, EG11, whole genome shotgun sequence includes the following:
- the LOC105036472 gene encoding protein transport protein Sec61 subunit beta, which translates to MVANGGGPPRGSAAAAASLRRRRTAGGGGAAGGASTMLQFYTDEAAGHKISPNTVLIMSIGFIAVVGLLHVFGKFYRGSN; encoded by the coding sequence ATGGTAGCAAATGGTGGAGGACCACCGAGGGGCAGTGCAGCAGCTGCTGCAAGCCTGCGTAGACGGAGGACAGCTGGAGGTGGTGGTGCAGCTGGAGGTGCCAGTACAATGCTCCAGTTTTACACAGATGAGGCCGCAGGACACAAGATTTCACCCAACACTGTCCTCATTATGAGTATTGGATTCATCGCTGTTGTTGGCCTTCTTCATGTCTTCGGGAAGTTTTATCGGGGTTCAAACTAG